One window of Botrimarina mediterranea genomic DNA carries:
- the polA gene encoding DNA polymerase I, translating into MLPAGSTVYVVDCHSLIFQVFHAIPEMTSPRGEPVNAVFGFTKDLLKLIEDKRPDALICAFDPPGDTFRHELYPVYKGERSETPTELRSQFPKIHQIVEALRIPIISVPKFEADDVLATVARLCDESQVFCRLVTGDKDSRQLITNHVAVYNIRKDHVYDEVALLADWGVRPDQVVDFQSLVGDKIDNIPGVPLIGPKIAKELLDEFGTLDRVLDNADRVKGAKRQQNLKEGRELALISRQLVRLDQYVPVEIDWQAARVGDFDAERLAELCADFGFRSIAERMAALSSGGAADTAPSDWEANYRAIDTPEALAELAKTLAACEVISVDTETTSVNPREAELVGFSFAWAEGEAAYVPVRGPAGDRVLPLADVLAVLGPILEDESIKKIGQNLKYDMIVLRGAGVTMRGLSFDTMIASYLLDAGERTHNLDVLSDRYLGHTTVKISELIGSGKNQKRMDEVPVAQIAEYAAEDADVPLRLWPMLHERLDRDGLLPLSDDLETPLVEVLAEMEWNGVRVDVDRLAELSKQFALRSQELAEQIEEIVGHPFNLASPKQLAEVLFQEIGLKPIKRTKTGPSTDAAVLEELAALHPLPRLIVEHRQYAKLRGTYVDALPQLVNAKTGRVHCSFNQVVAATGRLSCSDPNLQNIPIRTDEGRQIRSAFTAGEAGWKLVAADYSQIELRVLAHFSEDETLCKAFAEGQDIHTLVASQVNGVGLDEVTSEQRRGAKAVNFGIIYGQSPFGLAKTLGIPKEVAAQFIADYFARYPGVMDFMLDTLDTAARQGYVETLLGRRRAIAGVRKPGPPKGALFDDRPQPLQMNLPERTAVNTVIQGTAADLIKLAMLAVSRRLKDEGLRTKLILQIHDELVFDAPEEEVEQLTTLITEEMQGVANLRTPLAVDIGVADNWAEC; encoded by the coding sequence ATGCTCCCCGCCGGATCGACCGTTTACGTCGTCGATTGCCATTCGCTCATCTTCCAGGTGTTCCACGCCATCCCGGAGATGACGAGCCCCCGGGGCGAGCCGGTGAACGCCGTTTTCGGATTTACGAAGGACCTGCTGAAGCTGATCGAGGACAAGCGGCCCGACGCTTTGATCTGTGCGTTCGACCCCCCCGGCGACACGTTCCGTCACGAGCTCTACCCGGTCTACAAAGGGGAACGCAGCGAGACGCCGACCGAGCTGCGGTCGCAGTTCCCCAAGATCCACCAGATCGTTGAGGCCCTGCGGATCCCGATCATCTCGGTTCCGAAGTTCGAGGCGGACGACGTGCTTGCGACCGTGGCCCGGTTGTGCGACGAGTCGCAGGTCTTCTGCCGGCTGGTGACGGGGGACAAGGACTCCCGCCAGCTGATCACGAACCACGTCGCCGTCTACAACATCCGCAAGGACCACGTTTACGACGAGGTTGCGCTGCTGGCGGACTGGGGTGTCCGGCCCGATCAGGTCGTCGATTTCCAGTCGCTGGTGGGCGACAAGATCGACAACATCCCCGGCGTGCCGCTGATCGGGCCGAAGATCGCCAAGGAACTGCTCGACGAGTTCGGAACGCTCGATCGGGTGCTCGACAACGCCGACCGTGTCAAAGGCGCCAAGCGGCAACAGAACCTGAAAGAGGGCCGCGAGCTGGCCCTGATCTCACGGCAGCTGGTGCGGCTCGATCAGTACGTGCCCGTCGAGATCGACTGGCAGGCGGCGCGGGTCGGCGACTTCGACGCCGAACGTCTCGCCGAGCTGTGCGCTGATTTCGGCTTCCGCAGCATCGCCGAACGGATGGCGGCCCTCTCTAGCGGCGGCGCGGCAGATACGGCGCCGAGCGACTGGGAGGCCAACTACCGGGCCATCGACACGCCCGAGGCGCTGGCGGAACTGGCGAAGACGCTCGCCGCTTGCGAGGTGATCTCGGTCGATACCGAGACCACCAGCGTCAACCCGCGCGAGGCGGAGCTGGTGGGCTTCTCGTTCGCCTGGGCCGAGGGCGAGGCGGCGTACGTCCCCGTCCGCGGGCCGGCGGGCGACCGTGTGCTGCCGCTGGCGGATGTCCTGGCGGTGCTCGGGCCGATCCTTGAGGACGAGTCGATCAAGAAGATCGGGCAGAACCTGAAGTACGACATGATCGTGCTCCGCGGCGCCGGCGTGACGATGCGCGGGCTGTCGTTCGACACGATGATCGCCAGTTATCTGCTCGACGCCGGCGAGCGGACGCACAACCTCGACGTGCTCTCCGACCGCTACCTCGGCCACACGACAGTCAAGATCAGCGAGCTGATCGGCTCGGGCAAGAACCAGAAGCGGATGGACGAGGTCCCCGTCGCCCAGATTGCCGAGTACGCCGCCGAAGACGCCGACGTGCCGCTGCGGCTCTGGCCGATGCTGCACGAACGGCTCGACCGCGACGGGCTGCTGCCGCTGTCGGACGACCTCGAAACGCCGCTCGTCGAAGTGCTCGCCGAGATGGAGTGGAACGGCGTCCGCGTCGATGTCGATCGCCTCGCCGAGCTGAGCAAGCAGTTCGCGTTGCGCTCGCAGGAGCTTGCCGAACAGATCGAAGAGATCGTCGGCCACCCGTTCAACCTGGCGTCGCCGAAGCAACTTGCCGAGGTGCTATTCCAAGAGATCGGCCTCAAGCCGATCAAGCGCACGAAGACGGGCCCCTCGACCGACGCCGCGGTGCTCGAAGAGCTCGCCGCGCTGCACCCGTTGCCGCGGCTGATCGTGGAGCACCGCCAGTACGCCAAGCTACGCGGCACCTACGTCGATGCACTGCCGCAGCTGGTGAACGCCAAGACGGGCCGCGTCCACTGCTCGTTCAATCAAGTCGTCGCGGCGACGGGGCGGCTGAGCTGCAGCGACCCGAACCTGCAGAACATCCCGATCCGCACCGACGAAGGCCGTCAGATCCGCTCGGCGTTTACCGCCGGTGAGGCGGGTTGGAAGCTCGTCGCGGCGGACTACTCGCAGATCGAGCTGCGCGTGCTGGCCCACTTCAGCGAGGACGAAACGCTCTGCAAGGCGTTCGCCGAGGGGCAGGACATCCACACGCTCGTCGCCAGCCAGGTGAACGGCGTCGGGCTCGACGAGGTCACCTCCGAGCAACGCCGCGGCGCCAAGGCGGTCAACTTCGGCATCATCTACGGCCAGAGCCCGTTCGGCCTAGCCAAGACGCTCGGCATCCCCAAAGAAGTCGCGGCGCAATTCATCGCCGACTACTTCGCGCGCTACCCGGGCGTCATGGACTTCATGCTCGACACGCTCGACACAGCCGCGCGGCAGGGATACGTGGAGACGTTGCTGGGTCGGCGTCGGGCGATCGCCGGCGTCCGCAAACCGGGACCACCGAAGGGCGCGCTCTTCGACGACCGCCCGCAGCCGCTCCAGATGAACCTCCCCGAGCGCACCGCCGTCAACACAGTGATTCAAGGCACTGCGGCCGACCTGATCAAACTAGCAATGCTCGCCGTCAGCCGCCGCCTCAAGGACGAGGGCCTGCGCACGAAGCTGATCCTTCAGATCCACGACGAACTGGTGTTCGACGCACCGGAAGAAGAAGTCGAACAGCTGACCACCCTGATCACCGAAGAGATGCAAGGCGTCGCCAACCTCCGCACGCCGCTGGCGGTCGACATCGGCGTAGCGGACAACTGGGCGGAGTGCTGA
- the coaE gene encoding dephospho-CoA kinase (Dephospho-CoA kinase (CoaE) performs the final step in coenzyme A biosynthesis.), whose translation MIILGLTGGVASGKSFAGGLLAERGAVVLDADRHAHAVLGERAVLEALVERWGDSILAEDGALRRSEVAKQVFGDSPEAIAERRFLEGLVHPRVRERLKAELANAAQRGVAVAVLDIPLLFEAGWADECDAVLFVETPLEIRRQRAAVRGWSAEELARREASQMPIEEKRAAADEIIPGDSETAAREAVERVWRTWVTGEAQG comes from the coding sequence ATGATCATCCTCGGCCTCACCGGCGGCGTCGCCAGCGGGAAGTCGTTCGCCGGCGGGCTGCTTGCCGAGCGCGGCGCCGTTGTGCTCGACGCTGATCGCCACGCACACGCCGTGCTTGGTGAGCGGGCGGTCCTTGAGGCGCTGGTTGAGCGTTGGGGCGACTCGATCTTGGCGGAGGATGGCGCCCTGCGGCGTAGTGAGGTCGCCAAGCAGGTCTTTGGCGATAGCCCCGAAGCGATCGCCGAGCGGCGGTTCTTGGAGGGGCTCGTCCACCCGCGGGTCCGCGAGCGGCTGAAGGCGGAGCTTGCCAATGCGGCGCAGCGCGGCGTCGCGGTCGCGGTGCTCGACATCCCGTTGCTGTTCGAAGCCGGTTGGGCCGACGAGTGCGACGCGGTTCTGTTTGTCGAGACGCCGCTGGAGATTCGCCGGCAGCGGGCCGCCGTGCGGGGCTGGTCGGCGGAGGAACTGGCCCGTCGGGAAGCGTCGCAGATGCCGATCGAGGAGAAGCGGGCGGCCGCTGACGAGATCATCCCGGGGGATAGCGAAACCGCCGCCCGGGAGGCGGTGGAGCGGGTCTGGCGGACTTGGGTTACCGGTGAGGCCCAGGGTTAA
- the rho gene encoding transcription termination factor Rho, producing the protein MADNAPDQESDYESGGTTSSGRGPLRGMRNRGGGPSGTGGPHLRRPARHGAPSEQIDKELLRQLDNEEPLSIAEELDKAAERVRRSGGAIAKATEPDQNIHIAELQQLSTQELLEIAESEGVENTAGLKKQDLIFRILKERVKLQGMMVGQGTLEILPDGFGFLRSPDYHYLSCPDDIYVSPSQIRRFNLRNGNTVSGTIRPPKENERYFALLRVESINGEDPNKLTKKIPYDDLTAVHPDVRIAMETTPEEVAMRVIDLIVPIGFGQRGLIVSPPRAGKTILMQKMARSVLKNYPDAYVMMLLIDERPEEVTDMEREVKGPNCEVISSTFDEPPSRHVQVSEMVIEKAKRMVEYGRDVVIFLDSVTRLARAWNSECPPSGKVLSGGLDANAMQRPKRFFGSARKVEEGGSLTIIATALIETGSRMDEVIFEEFKGTGNQEIFLDRKLVDKRIWPAIDIDRSGTRREEMLMDPEEHRRVNVLRRVLSEMNAPEAMDLLTTRLGKTKSNAEFLMSLKD; encoded by the coding sequence ATGGCCGATAACGCTCCCGATCAAGAATCCGACTACGAGTCCGGCGGCACAACGTCGTCGGGCCGTGGACCACTACGCGGTATGCGCAACCGCGGCGGCGGCCCGTCCGGCACCGGCGGCCCCCACCTGCGTCGCCCCGCGCGGCACGGCGCCCCGAGCGAGCAGATCGACAAGGAACTGCTCCGCCAACTCGACAACGAAGAGCCCCTGTCGATCGCCGAAGAGCTCGACAAGGCGGCCGAGCGTGTCCGGCGTAGCGGCGGCGCGATCGCCAAGGCGACCGAGCCCGACCAGAACATCCACATCGCCGAGCTGCAACAGCTCTCCACGCAAGAGTTGCTGGAGATCGCCGAGAGCGAAGGCGTCGAGAACACGGCCGGCCTCAAGAAGCAGGACCTGATCTTCCGCATCCTCAAAGAGCGCGTGAAGCTCCAGGGGATGATGGTGGGGCAGGGGACGCTCGAGATCCTGCCGGACGGCTTCGGCTTCCTCCGCAGCCCCGACTATCACTACCTCTCTTGCCCGGACGACATCTACGTCTCGCCGAGCCAGATCCGCCGTTTCAACCTCCGCAACGGCAACACGGTCTCCGGCACGATCCGGCCGCCGAAGGAGAACGAGCGTTACTTCGCGCTGCTCCGTGTCGAGTCGATCAACGGCGAGGACCCGAACAAGCTCACGAAGAAGATCCCCTACGACGATCTGACGGCGGTTCACCCCGACGTGCGGATCGCCATGGAGACGACGCCCGAAGAGGTCGCGATGCGGGTCATCGACCTGATCGTGCCGATTGGCTTCGGCCAGCGTGGCCTGATCGTCAGCCCGCCGCGCGCCGGCAAGACGATCCTGATGCAGAAGATGGCCCGCAGCGTCCTGAAGAACTACCCGGACGCCTATGTGATGATGCTCCTCATCGACGAGCGGCCCGAAGAGGTCACCGACATGGAGCGCGAGGTCAAAGGCCCCAACTGCGAAGTCATCTCCAGCACCTTCGACGAGCCGCCGTCCCGCCACGTGCAGGTCTCAGAGATGGTTATCGAGAAGGCCAAGCGGATGGTCGAGTACGGCCGCGACGTCGTGATCTTCCTCGATTCGGTGACGCGGCTCGCGCGGGCGTGGAACTCCGAGTGCCCGCCGAGCGGCAAGGTCCTCTCCGGCGGCCTCGACGCCAACGCGATGCAGCGCCCCAAGCGCTTCTTCGGCTCGGCCCGCAAGGTCGAAGAGGGCGGCTCGCTAACGATCATCGCTACGGCATTGATTGAGACCGGCAGCCGCATGGACGAGGTGATCTTCGAAGAGTTCAAAGGCACCGGCAACCAAGAGATCTTCCTCGACCGCAAGCTCGTGGATAAGCGGATCTGGCCCGCCATCGACATCGACCGCAGCGGCACGCGCCGCGAAGAGATGCTGATGGACCCCGAAGAGCACCGCCGTGTCAACGTCCTCCGCCGCGTCCTTTCGGAGATGAACGCCCCCG